Below is a window of Oryza brachyantha chromosome 10, ObraRS2, whole genome shotgun sequence DNA.
TGAACTGAGGCTCCCATTCGGACATCCCTGGCAGCTGTACACGCTTGTATAACCCCAACCATGACCACCTCATCTCCCTCCACACCACCCAGCCTCATCCTCCTATACATCTCAATGGCCTCCAGTGGCTGTCCAGCACTCACGAATCCAGCAACCATGGTGCTCCAGGTGACGCGGTCCCTCCTCGGCATTCGGTCGAACACCCTGACGGCGTCGCCCATGGCGCCCCATTTCGCGTAGAGGTGGAGCAGCGATGAGCAGACGAAGATGTCGTCCTCGTACCCGGCCCCATACGCGCGGTCCCTGATGGTTTCCCCGCCGCGAAGGTCCCCGAGGCGCGCGCACGCCGAGAGCGCGAGGGTGAACGTGGTGCTGTCGGGtcgcgcggcgggcgggagcgcgcgGAAGACGCGGAGCACGGATGCCGGGGAGCCACGGCGGGAGTGCGCGGCGATGACCGCGTTCCATGCGGCGATGgaggagctggcggcggcggccgtggacgTGGAGGTGAGGGTGGACTCCGCGGCGCCGGGGTCGCCAGCGCGGGcgtaggcggcggcgagcgaggagaggaggtggtggtggtggtggtgggatgcggaggaggagacgatGAGGAGGGCGTGGAGGCGGGCGAGGGCccggggcgcggcggaggaggaggaggagaggaggcggcggaggcgacgcggGTCGTCGAGGAAGACGGGAAGGCGTTTGGTCATCGAGGAAGGAGTTGAGCGGCAACGGCAAGGTCGCCGCATCAGTTTGGAATTTGTCCATTCACACTCGCATTCAAATTTTTCTGtggtttttcatttttcgCAAATCGCAAACGAACTATAACCTCCGTTTGGGCCTACATGTGATCCAAAAGTGTGAAGTCGGCCCATCAACACTTCAAAATGCACAACCACATATAATGCATAACAGTTGGCCCATTAGGTATGCCTGACTGTTATTGGGCCATGGCTGGGACCGCAGGTTCAGCCTATGGGCTGGCTAGGGATGACAATGGGTAAATACCTATCGGGCATTGGTATCCCAGACTCATACCcactagtaaaattttataccattaaaatacTCGTACCTATCACGGATAAGAAAATTTCCCATACCCATACTCGCTTAGGTATACCTTACCCGTCGGGTCACCCATATACCCACAACAGTTTAAAACGATCAAAATTGTATAGTTCtaatatagtatattacaATAGACGCTAGATACTTAGaacatcacacattcatatagCGTGGTGGAAAAGGTATGGATAGTTTAAATACCTGTAGTTTTGGTTAATTGAGCTAGACTAATTTGATATTAGACTATAACGTGCATTTAATCttgcgggtatttattaccatGGGTAAATGGGTATTGGGATCGTAAGAACGTTTCCATACCCACGTACCCATCGGGTGAAGATATTTGCCCAATTACTTATCCACGGGtgatatatttagttcatactCGTACCCTAATAGAGTAAATTCCTATCGGGTCTCGGATCCAGTTGCATCTCTGGGGCTGGCCCAACATGACACAAAGAGACGTTTTGGGCCATGCCTCTATCGTGCTTGGGGCGGGCCATGTCGAGCAACCATTAGGCCATCTTTAGTCATCACGGTGGAGACGCGTCACTCCAATATGATGGTATGCAATTCAACCGTGTGCCACCACTCGTATTCCATATGCTCATTCCAATATCCCTCAGAGGCATATGTGGTagatagttttaaaatttgagttgagttttcaaaaaattggTAGAAAGTATGAAGTTAAAAGATTTTAAAGTTCAACAGAAACTTTTAGGTCaagaattttgatttttttttagtgaaATTTGGTGATGTAGAGTCCAAATTGTAGCCCACTTGCAAAGGCCCGAGGTAAGCATTGCTCGTAACTAATCAGCCATAttgtttcgcttatacttattataagtgaaacaacttattaacaaataaaataaaatttatggttaCATGTTCATATCcttctaaaaacaaatattgtaaaataaattacaatgaaaaccctaaaatcaggtttaaaattaaactctaaaatttaagtattgatttatgcttataatgcTGTTGAGAAACGACATGACTAAAATAACGCCAGAAAAACCTAACAGGTCGGTACGTACTTTCACTCTACTTATCATTACTTGCTTTGCAGGTGTAGACATGTAAGCAATTCATCCCGTCTAAGCGAAGTCTCGTATCATCGATTTCTCTCATTTCTACCATGCTAAactttttggatgaaaaaaagCGAAAAATCAACTTGGCATCAAAGAAAGATCACTCTTTAGCAGGTTAACACAAATTACAGGTATAGTTGCTACTTACTACTAATACTACTGACGGTTAGCTAGCACTGCACTTAGCATGGCGATGGTTTGGTCATTTCGGATGCACATTCTGAGCAGCCAACCTCGGGAAGGAGAAGCTGTCATGGCGCTCCGGCGTGGCGCCGACGTCCGCGCGCACCTCCTCGCGCCCGGCGTCGAGGCTCCGCTGCTTGGTGGGCGGTATCAGGTGcctcgtcggcgacgaggacgccgCCATGTCCGTGTCCGAGCAGTCCGAGTCGGACAGCGACCCCGTCGCGCCGACGTGGGCGATGGTCTTGTACCGGTGGAGGTGACGCAACGgcacggccacggcggcgtcgcAGTCGCACtggctcgccgcctccgtcgtcgtcgtcgtcgccgtgctcgGTCTCGGCGTCTCTGAAGCAGGCTCGTGGGACGACcccttctgctgctgcttcttcttcaccACTGCCTTGTGCCATTTCTTCAGGGCCTTCGCCGTCTGCTCGTCGAAGATCGTCCTCTTCATCTGCGATCCCATCTGGACAACAAAAATTCCTTCTCCGGTTAGTCGACGAcatgataaaaatgaaatctttGTGTTGGTTGATAGCATGCGACTCGGTATATTTTTCTGAAATGTTAGCTGAATGTGAAGTTACTGAATTTTGTCAGCTGATGTGAATAGTTTGTTACCTGAGATACGAGGGCATAGAGTGGAAGTGTGATATAGCTGCACATAAATTGGACGACGACGCTGTACATGTGAGTTGGAACAAAATTATCAGTGTTCAGTAGATAAATTTCGAGGGAAAGTAAGACAAAAATACCTGAGAGGCTGAGACTTACCCAAGGCAGACTCTGGCAATGATAAGCTCAAAGTTGTCATGGAAGCAGGACCTCAACCCAAATTCGTACTGCATAGAAGTTCGGCatcataagaaaaaatataattgctatataaaatgttgaaaattttgaaatggaaaCAATCTTACCCAAATCCAAAAGAAATATGTAATTTCAAATGCATTCTGCGAGAACAATGAACAACTattagataaagaaaaaaaacacatctaATTTCTGGCAGCATTATTTATGACTTCAGATTCAAATGTAAGCGCACGCTAAAGACTAGACGGAGTATGCTGTGGCAACAGAGTATTAGTTATCTAAGCATCGTTATTTTATTTCCTAGCAATCATGTCAGTACAAATTCCATTTGACACTGCTATCCAGATGTCAATGGTGCATGGCATTCATCATTTGGTGGATGTAAGTGAGTCAAGGTTGTGTGTTTTACACAAAAGCTTTTCTCCATGCTTGATGTTCAAGTTACCTGGAATGATGCGAAATGGATAAGATGAAGAACTAGACGAGGCTTCCCGAACCAAAAATATTCATCACTGAGTTTCACCACTGGCATTCCTTGAATTACTGTATGCCTCTCTTTAATTTCAACAGCCATAATTGCAATTATAGCCTGCAGCTTTGTTCCAACTGCTAAAGTCACCTACATTTAGGACGAACTATCAGTACCAGTCATAAGACATATGTAACCATAATGAGAAACATCATAGGTACCAAAATGAGCACTTACTACAAGGGGGATTGTAGAGAACCAGAACAAGTTGTGCCATCCTGgagaaatatttaaaataaaagaggAAGTCAGCATCATTTCCATGAGAGTATCTTGTCTTATACTAGATCCGTAGCATCTAAACTCCAATGAGCTAAACTATTTTAAGTGTTCAATTCAATGCAAATAGTACTACTCCAGTACAGGCAAACTATGTGAAATTTTAAAGAAGAGATCAGTTGACAGCAATATAGTTTTTGGGAAGTTGATTATTAAAAGATAAGATTATAACTCACCATGAACATTGAAGAGCATGACAGCCAACGCAGAAGCCCATAAGGGTGCACTGGTAATGTAAAGGTTAATAAAGTGAGTTAttctgtaattattttttaggaaGACAGAACATGGATAATAAACAGAACAGAAGGCAAGATATTGCAATTCAATAAGATAAAATGGTACAGACAGTAGAGACAACTTCAGATCTGTAGGAAACAACAGCAGTAAAGTTCTTGCACTTTTTCTGTGAGAACCAAATATCCTAAATTGAAACTGACACTGTCCATTGATTTATACACAGCTTATTTAAATGTAGCTAACTCTGAGTAGACATAGAACAATGGACAATGGATAACAAATGAAACTCAGTTAAATGTTTAAACTCTACAGCACATTTTGTAACTGATCCTCTTCTCtgtaaataaatcaaatggcCCAtagaaattattaattttctttttgccaaTTGTGACAGTACTCTTTAAAAGATCCAAGAAACGTGTACAACTAAAAATACCAGATTTCAAGGCTTCTTTACCTAATGCCAACAACTGTTTTGAAATCATCCTCCAGTGATCTTTTGATGTACTTTCGAAAATTGAACCTAGTTCCTGGAGATAAATGAGCCTACAAAGAGCTTTATCAGAAGCGCCAACTTAACAACAGAAAGTAACTGGTACATTGGCAAGTGACAAGCTACTTACAGCAATGAATCCATGCCGCAAAGTTAGGTAGTCTGTCCTTCTAACAGATCTGAAAAACTGCCTAAAGAAGCTCACCTACAAATTTGACATCAAATGGAATCATAGCAAGCCCAATGAGAAGCCACAAAACGTCATTTCCAGATAAATATACAGAAATAATCATAAGATCATGTTTAACACTCTATGTAGAGTTGCTTGTCACCCATAGAATAtggttttgctaaaaaaattaatttactttACATTCATGGAAAACCTTTTTCCACTTGATGCAGTAATTTCTCCCAGGAATAAGTAGCCTGTTCAAGTTGAAACTTTTTATTTCCACTATCTATTATTAAACTTATGATTTCCTGGCAAATTCAAgtaaatgttttatattaacaTGACAACATGAAGTATTGTAACTATAAATAGCTAGATAGGAGCCATGAGCAGACTTACAAAATAGAGCAGAACAGTGCTTCTGCTCCAACAGCTTGCATGTTGTCTCACAAAAGATGTTTGATGGGTAAGCCTGAACTTTGAGGGAtctgtgaaataaaaaaaaagggcaacaaaatcaaaaatagACATAATGAAATGTGGACCATCCTGAGGACCCAAAAAAAGAGATCTTCATGGACTATGGACTTACTTCTAAGCTCTAGCATGAATTCACATAAACCATATGAAACAGTAACTTATCAACATAGATTTCAGTATATTACCATATGAAAACTCATAGGTAAGGGAGCAAGTCTCCTTCTCCCACTCCTTCCATATACGTGCCTGCATAGAAGAGTTCAGAATGGCTTCagctttgttttcctttttccttttccttcacACCAAGTCCAATAACTACTCTAACCAATAAGATGATCTTTACGAGGTTTAAACTTCAAACTGACCTTACCTTTGCTCTACCCAGGGACATCGTAATAGCACTGAATGCTACATGAAAGACGGCCAAGAAGAACACGAAGATGTGCAGCTGGTGAAGCCCATCAGCTGAAACAAGGGACACCATACCCTGTCCATTTCGTCATGTGCATTTCCTGAGGTTAACAAACACAACCCAGAAACTATCCGCCATTTCTGAAAGAACAGTCTGAACATATGAACAGAAAAACTCTGCACAATATGAACAGAAATTGCTCACTTTGGCGCACTTAAAATTGGTTGGATCTCCAGATAGGTGCCGCCGGCCAGGGCCAACACCGGGCTGCTCATGCTCTGAACTCCTCCGGAGACTGCAGGGCAGCATGGTGTCCGCGGCGCCCACCGGAATGCAGATGCGCGATATGTATCTCCCCGTGACACTGAGCAGCAACGATATGAACCCCAGCGTCATCAGCTCTGCGCATGTAAACTCCATCAAATTCAGTTTTCACCAGGATTATGACGCAAATGCAATCGAAtcagaaagaagaagaaaaaagaatgcaACTTTATGGAAGAAACGTTGCCAGTGTACCGGATTTGACCTTCTCCAGAGCGTCGAACAgcgccttcttcctcctcttgctGAACCACTGCAAACAAAGCAAGTCCCAAACTTCAGCCAAGAAAGGCGGCACAAAGAGGAGGGgacgaaaaaaaagaaaagaaaagaaacaaacaagcgGAAAGACTCAGCAAATGGAGCCAAGGCGTACCTGGccgaggtggtggaggaggcccTCGAGGAGGATGGAagcggcgacgatgacggcgCAGACGGCCGCCACGGCCCACGTCGGCGTCTGGTCCAGCGCCCTCGAGccatcccctcctcctccttcaccgccgccgctcatctTTGCGCCTCGCGCTCGAGCGTCAATGGCTGCAACTTGGAACCACTGTGGAGTACCGAAGCGCGTGCTGGTGCTGGCCTGCTGCTGCAGGAGATGGGCGCCGCGGCCAAGAGGGAAGACGACGGTGCGGGTTTAAACGGGGTCCGTCAGACAAAGGCTTCGAGAGGCAAGGAAAAAGGTAGCCATGACTCTTGCtgccctttattttttttcacatattgGTCCTTACCTTTTTCTACAATTCTGAAATGGCTAT
It encodes the following:
- the LOC102705755 gene encoding MLO-like protein 9, yielding MSGGGEGGGGDGSRALDQTPTWAVAAVCAVIVAASILLEGLLHHLGQWFSKRRKKALFDALEKVKSELMTLGFISLLLSVTGRYISRICIPVGAADTMLPCSLRRSSEHEQPGVGPGRRHLSGDPTNFKCAKGMVSLVSADGLHQLHIFVFFLAVFHVAFSAITMSLGRAKARIWKEWEKETCSLTYEFSYDPSKFRLTHQTSFVRQHASCWSRSTVLLYFVSFFRQFFRSVRRTDYLTLRHGFIAAHLSPGTRFNFRKYIKRSLEDDFKTVVGISAPLWASALAVMLFNVHGWHNLFWFSTIPLVVTLAVGTKLQAIIAIMAVEIKERHTVIQGMPVVKLSDEYFWFGKPRLVLHLIHFASFQNAFEITYFFWIWYEFGLRSCFHDNFELIIARVCLGVVVQFMCSYITLPLYALVSQMGSQMKRTIFDEQTAKALKKWHKAVVKKKQQQKGSSHEPASETPRPSTATTTTTEAASQCDCDAAVAVPLRHLHRYKTIAHVGATGSLSDSDCSDTDMAASSSPTRHLIPPTKQRSLDAGREEVRADVGATPERHDSFSFPRLAAQNVHPK